The following proteins are encoded in a genomic region of Synechococcus sp. CBW1002:
- a CDS encoding helix-turn-helix domain-containing protein, translating into MSSEYRYIEAKQLEAGQQFGRMLRRWRELNNWTQYTAYKWAREAGFEVMAPSTLSVFENGKAPKPRPESFFALAEVNRRLAAKEFSGVRTRALKDLISQAKPLVDDEERVWGPAEFWSCHLGLLPVPSAYQAPVVPAQPEVDAAEAARLSEQWRGQLVQTAKLHGIGVMEALSSAAKVAPAKQRQAFQAMLAGFEPYSAEQLQGMWDGEAWLPQRWLEEWSTKTGPS; encoded by the coding sequence ATGAGCTCTGAGTACCGGTACATCGAGGCCAAGCAGCTCGAGGCCGGCCAGCAGTTCGGGCGCATGCTCAGGCGCTGGCGGGAGCTCAACAACTGGACGCAGTACACGGCCTACAAGTGGGCCCGCGAGGCGGGCTTTGAGGTGATGGCACCGAGCACGCTGAGCGTGTTCGAGAACGGCAAGGCGCCCAAGCCCAGGCCGGAGAGCTTCTTTGCCCTTGCCGAGGTCAACCGCCGGCTGGCCGCCAAAGAATTCAGCGGCGTGCGCACCCGGGCCCTCAAGGATCTGATCAGCCAGGCCAAACCCCTGGTGGATGACGAGGAGCGGGTGTGGGGGCCAGCAGAGTTCTGGAGCTGCCACCTGGGTCTGTTGCCGGTGCCGAGCGCCTACCAGGCGCCTGTCGTGCCGGCCCAGCCTGAGGTCGATGCCGCAGAAGCGGCGAGGCTGAGCGAACAGTGGCGCGGCCAGCTGGTGCAGACCGCCAAGCTGCACGGCATCGGCGTGATGGAGGCCCTGAGTTCTGCCGCCAAGGTGGCCCCAGCCAAGCAGCGGCAGGCCTTTCAGGCGATGCTTGCCGGCTTTGAGCCCTACTCCGCCGAGCAGCTGCAGGGCATGTGGGACGGAGAGGCGTGGCTGCCCCAGCGCTGGCTGGAGGAGTGGTCCACCAAGACGGGCCCCAGCTGA